In Monodelphis domestica isolate mMonDom1 chromosome 3, mMonDom1.pri, whole genome shotgun sequence, the following proteins share a genomic window:
- the LOC130458007 gene encoding DNA-directed RNA polymerase II subunit RPB4-like, whose product MAAGGRDPGAGHVEEEASQLVFPREFETAQTLLNSEVHMLLEHRKQQHESGQDARGLPLVFWKTLDYAARFSRFQNRETIASVRGLLLQKKLHKFELAALANLCPETAEEAKALIPSLAGRLEDEDLQEVLDDIQTKRSFQY is encoded by the coding sequence GCTGGAGGGAGAGACCCTGGTGCTGGCCATGTGGAGGAAGAAGCCTCGCAGCTTGTCTTTCCCAGAGAGTTTGAAACAGCACAAACTCTCCTCAATTCAGAAGTGCACATGCTGCTAGAGCATCGAAAGCAACAGCATGAAAGTGGGCAGGATGCACGAGGACTTCCATTGGTTTTCTGGAAAACTTTAGATTATGCTGCCCGCTTTAGTCGTTTTCAAAACAGGGAAACCATTGCTAGTGTTCGGGGCTTGTTACTCCAGAAGAAGCTCCACAAGTTTGAGTTGGCTGCTTTAGCAAACCTTTGTCCTGAGACAGCAGAGGAGGCCAAGgctctgattccaagcctagccGGTCGATTGGAAGATGAAGACTTGCAAGAGGTCCTTGATGATATTCAGACCAAGAGGAGCTTCCAGTATTAA